Proteins encoded by one window of Luteimonas yindakuii:
- the argS gene encoding arginine--tRNA ligase — translation MKSQLRALIEQGLDALRTRGDLPADLASPDFIVERPKDRSHGDFSTNVAMLLAKPARSNPRALAQALTTALPQTGLVASVDIAGPGFINFRLAPPAWQAQLREVHDQGESYGHNNSGAGRRAGVEYVSANPTGPLHVGHGRAAAIGDCIARVLEANGWDVAREFYYNDAGVQIENLARSTQARAHGHAPGGADWPADAYNGDYIADVAAAYLRGDSVEVDGHVVTGAGDADDLDAIRRFAVAWLRREQNADLAAFGVSFDVYFLESSLYADGKVEETVRELVAHGHTYEEGGALWLRSTDFGDDKDRVMRKSDGTYTYFVPDVAYHLSKWQRGYERAITELGADHHGSLARVRAGLQALDTGIPQGWPEYVLHQMVTVMRGGEEVKLSKRAGSYVTLRDLIDEVGRDATRWFLVARRPDSQLVFDIDFARSQSLDNPVYYVQLSHARICGLLRQLEERGLAFDAQSGLDRLPDLDSGATRDLLTDLSRFPEVVEAAGQSLEPHLVAAYLVELAQAFQSYYNDHQFLVDDAGLRDSRLALALATRQVLANGLALLGVAAPQRM, via the coding sequence GTGAAATCCCAGCTCCGCGCCCTGATCGAACAGGGCCTCGACGCCCTGCGTACCCGGGGCGACCTGCCCGCCGACCTCGCCAGCCCCGACTTCATCGTCGAGCGACCGAAGGATCGCAGCCATGGCGATTTCTCCACCAACGTGGCGATGCTGCTGGCCAAACCCGCCCGCAGCAATCCACGGGCACTCGCCCAGGCGCTGACCACGGCATTGCCGCAGACCGGACTGGTGGCCTCGGTGGACATCGCCGGGCCGGGCTTCATCAACTTCCGCCTGGCGCCCCCGGCCTGGCAGGCACAGCTGCGCGAGGTCCATGACCAGGGCGAATCGTACGGCCACAACAACTCCGGTGCCGGCCGCCGCGCCGGCGTGGAATACGTGTCGGCCAACCCGACCGGCCCGCTGCATGTCGGCCACGGCCGCGCGGCGGCGATCGGCGACTGCATCGCGCGCGTGCTCGAGGCCAACGGCTGGGACGTGGCGCGCGAGTTCTACTACAACGACGCCGGCGTGCAGATCGAGAACCTGGCCCGCTCCACGCAGGCCCGCGCCCACGGTCACGCACCGGGCGGTGCCGACTGGCCAGCCGATGCCTACAACGGCGACTACATCGCCGACGTCGCGGCCGCCTACCTGCGCGGCGACAGCGTCGAGGTCGACGGGCACGTGGTGACCGGTGCCGGCGATGCCGACGACCTCGACGCCATCCGCCGCTTCGCCGTGGCGTGGCTGCGTCGCGAACAGAACGCCGACCTCGCCGCGTTCGGGGTCTCGTTCGACGTGTATTTCCTCGAGTCGTCGCTGTATGCCGACGGCAAGGTCGAGGAAACCGTGCGCGAGCTGGTCGCCCACGGCCACACCTACGAAGAGGGCGGCGCGCTGTGGCTGCGCAGCACCGATTTCGGTGACGACAAGGACCGCGTGATGCGCAAGTCCGACGGCACCTACACCTACTTCGTGCCCGACGTCGCCTATCACCTCTCGAAGTGGCAGCGCGGCTACGAGCGCGCGATCACCGAACTCGGCGCCGACCACCACGGCTCGCTGGCACGCGTGCGCGCTGGCCTGCAGGCACTCGACACCGGCATTCCGCAGGGCTGGCCGGAATACGTGCTGCACCAGATGGTCACGGTCATGCGCGGCGGCGAGGAGGTGAAGCTGTCCAAGCGCGCCGGCAGCTACGTCACCCTGCGCGACCTGATCGACGAGGTCGGTCGCGACGCCACGCGCTGGTTCCTGGTCGCACGCCGACCGGATTCGCAGCTGGTGTTCGACATCGATTTCGCGCGCAGCCAGTCGCTCGACAACCCGGTGTACTACGTGCAGCTCTCGCACGCGCGCATCTGCGGCCTGCTGCGGCAGCTCGAAGAGCGTGGGCTGGCCTTCGACGCCCAGAGCGGTCTGGACCGGCTGCCGGACCTCGACAGCGGCGCGACCCGCGACCTGCTCACCGACCTGTCGCGCTTCCCCGAGGTCGTGGAAGCGGCCGGGCAGTCGCTGGAGCCGCACCTGGTCGCGGCCTACCTGGTCGAGCTGGCGCAGGCGTTCCAGTCCTACTACAACGACCACCAGTTCCTGGTGGACGATGCCGGGCTGCGCGACTCGCGCCTGGCACTGGCGCTGGCCACCCGCCAGGTGCTGGCGAATGGCCTGGCCCTGCTCGGGGTGGCCGCGCCGCAGCGGATGTAG
- a CDS encoding SDR family NAD(P)-dependent oxidoreductase translates to MTRTILITGATAGFGRAAAERFATAGWQVVACGRRAERLHALAAALGERVHACAFDIRDADAMQAALDALPDAFRDIDVLVNNAGLALGTAPAQQASLAQWRQMIDTNVTALATLTHVLLPTLIARRGAILNVSSIAGSYPYPGGNVYGGTKAFVTQFSLGLRADLHGTGVRVTSIEPGLAETEFTLVRTGGDQAASDALYRDAAPITADDIAETLWWVANLPPHLNINRLEVMPVSQSFAGFQVHRAG, encoded by the coding sequence ATGACCCGGACCATCCTCATCACCGGCGCGACCGCCGGCTTCGGCCGCGCCGCCGCGGAACGCTTCGCCACCGCCGGCTGGCAGGTGGTCGCCTGCGGCCGTCGCGCCGAACGCCTGCACGCGCTGGCCGCGGCACTGGGCGAGCGGGTGCATGCCTGCGCCTTCGACATCCGCGATGCCGACGCGATGCAGGCCGCGCTCGACGCGTTGCCAGACGCGTTCCGCGACATCGACGTGCTGGTCAACAATGCCGGCCTGGCGTTGGGCACCGCACCCGCACAGCAGGCCAGCCTCGCGCAGTGGCGGCAGATGATCGACACCAACGTCACCGCACTGGCGACGCTGACGCATGTGCTGCTGCCGACGCTGATCGCGCGCCGCGGCGCGATCCTCAACGTCAGCTCGATCGCCGGCAGCTATCCCTATCCCGGCGGCAACGTCTACGGCGGCACCAAGGCCTTCGTCACCCAGTTCTCGCTGGGCCTGCGCGCGGACCTGCACGGCACCGGCGTGCGCGTCACCTCGATCGAGCCGGGGCTGGCCGAGACCGAGTTCACCCTGGTACGCACTGGCGGCGACCAGGCGGCATCGGATGCGCTGTACCGCGACGCTGCGCCGATCACCGCCGACGACATCGCCGAGACCCTGTGGTGGGTGGCCAACCTGCCGCCGCACCTCAACATAAACCGGCTGGAAGTGATGCCGGTCAGCCAGTCGTTCGCCGGCTTCCAGGTGCACCGCGCCGGTTGA
- the radC gene encoding RadC family protein: protein MHIRDWPSSERPREKLLARGAAVLSDAELLAIFLGSGLRGRDAVATARELLAGHGPLRKLLERTPAQLAALPGLGPARAALLAAALELCARYLAAGLERGEALSDPQSAGRYFAQRLRGYPHEVFAALFLDTRHRALAFEELFRGTIDGAEVHPREVVRRALAHNAAALIVGHNHPSGSAEPSAADRTVTAQLKQALGLVDVRLLDHFVVGDGPPVSLAARGWV, encoded by the coding sequence ATGCACATCCGCGACTGGCCCAGCAGCGAACGGCCGAGGGAGAAGCTGCTCGCACGCGGCGCGGCGGTGCTGTCGGATGCCGAATTGCTGGCGATCTTCCTCGGCTCCGGCCTGCGCGGACGCGACGCGGTGGCCACCGCGCGCGAGCTGCTCGCAGGCCATGGCCCGTTGCGCAAACTGCTCGAGCGCACACCGGCGCAGCTGGCCGCCCTGCCCGGGCTCGGCCCGGCCCGCGCGGCGCTGCTCGCCGCCGCACTCGAACTGTGCGCTCGTTACCTGGCCGCGGGCCTCGAACGCGGCGAGGCATTGAGCGATCCCCAGTCGGCCGGACGCTATTTCGCCCAGCGCCTGCGCGGCTACCCGCACGAGGTGTTCGCGGCGCTGTTCCTCGATACCCGCCACCGAGCACTGGCCTTCGAGGAACTGTTCCGCGGCACCATCGACGGCGCCGAGGTGCATCCACGCGAGGTGGTGCGCCGCGCGCTGGCCCATAACGCCGCGGCGCTGATCGTCGGCCACAACCACCCCAGCGGCAGCGCCGAACCCAGCGCCGCGGATCGCACGGTGACCGCGCAGCTGAAGCAGGCGCTGGGGCTGGTGGACGTGCGTCTGCTCGATCATTTCGTCGTCGGCGACGGCCCGCCGGTCTCGCTGGCCGCGCGCGGCTGGGTCTGA
- the speE gene encoding polyamine aminopropyltransferase, with translation MTTTDWLYENFDPAGSAIGYRVTRKLDEVQSPFQKIEIYESTDWGNVMLIDGAMMVTTRDNFLYHEMMSHPALFTHPDPKQVVIIGGGDCGTLREVLRHSGVERAVQCDIDEQVTRMAEKYFPELCESNNDPRAEILFDDGIAWMKNAAPGSLDIVIVDSTDPVGPAEGLFNRSFFESCFRALKDDGILVQQSESPLVLLELIQAMRAEMGKAGFDSFQTLPFPQPCYPTGWWSCTLARKGGRGFEFREVDAAAKTFETQYYSADIHKAAQVLPPFVAKALDAD, from the coding sequence ATGACCACGACCGACTGGCTGTACGAGAACTTCGACCCCGCAGGCTCCGCGATCGGCTATCGCGTCACCCGCAAGCTCGACGAGGTGCAGTCGCCGTTCCAGAAGATCGAGATCTACGAGTCGACCGACTGGGGCAACGTGATGCTCATCGACGGCGCGATGATGGTGACCACCCGCGACAACTTCCTCTACCACGAGATGATGTCGCATCCAGCGCTGTTCACCCATCCGGATCCGAAGCAGGTGGTCATCATCGGTGGCGGCGACTGCGGCACGCTGCGCGAAGTGCTGCGCCACTCCGGCGTGGAGCGCGCGGTGCAGTGCGACATCGACGAGCAGGTCACCCGGATGGCCGAGAAGTATTTCCCGGAGCTGTGCGAATCCAACAACGACCCGCGCGCGGAGATCCTGTTCGACGACGGCATCGCCTGGATGAAGAACGCCGCGCCGGGCTCGCTCGACATCGTGATCGTCGATTCCACGGATCCGGTCGGCCCGGCCGAGGGGCTGTTCAACCGGAGCTTCTTCGAAAGCTGCTTCCGCGCACTGAAGGACGACGGCATCCTCGTCCAGCAGTCGGAATCCCCGCTGGTGCTGCTGGAACTGATCCAGGCCATGCGCGCCGAGATGGGCAAGGCCGGTTTCGACAGCTTCCAGACCCTGCCCTTCCCGCAGCCCTGCTACCCGACCGGCTGGTGGAGTTGCACGCTGGCGCGCAAGGGCGGTCGCGGCTTCGAGTTCCGGGAAGTGGATGCGGCCGCAAAGACATTCGAAACGCAGTACTACAGCGCCGACATCCACAAGGCGGCACAGGTGCTGCCGCCGTTCGTGGCGAAGGCGCTGGACGCCGACTGA
- a CDS encoding P-II family nitrogen regulator, with the protein MKMIMAIIKPFKLDDVREALADAGVAGITVTEVKGFGRQKGHTELYRGAEYVVDFLPKLKLEVAVTDDQADTVVEAILKAANTGKIGDGKVFVYSLERAVRIRTGELDGDAL; encoded by the coding sequence ATGAAGATGATCATGGCGATCATCAAGCCCTTCAAACTCGATGACGTACGCGAAGCACTCGCCGACGCCGGCGTGGCCGGCATCACCGTCACCGAGGTCAAGGGCTTCGGCCGCCAGAAGGGCCACACCGAGCTCTACCGCGGTGCCGAGTACGTGGTCGACTTCCTGCCCAAGCTCAAGCTCGAGGTGGCGGTAACCGACGACCAGGCTGATACGGTCGTCGAAGCCATCCTCAAGGCCGCCAACACCGGCAAGATCGGCGACGGCAAGGTGTTCGTGTATTCGCTCGAACGCGCGGTCCGCATCCGCACGGGTGAGCTCGACGGAGATGCGCTATAA
- a CDS encoding SPOR domain-containing protein yields MAARRGRSQARRNGGNSGGLPGWAWMIIGIVLTIIVVMLAPRVLKSDGSDGFYRPRANPDAQPALPSSIDEDVAAPAPARRRPAPADTAPLPATEPDYDFYTVLPGQEVPMTDAELAASTRAEEARRQREDAQRRQDAADLAPPQTPAAAPSPASTAATTTPATTTTTTPATAATTPAQDTTARYLLQAGSFSASGDAEALKARIALLGLSARVESGNANGRTVYRVRMGPYGTATELADAKAKLQGGGLQALPIKVQ; encoded by the coding sequence GTGGCAGCACGACGCGGTAGATCGCAGGCACGGCGCAACGGCGGAAACTCCGGCGGGCTGCCCGGCTGGGCGTGGATGATCATCGGCATCGTGCTGACCATCATCGTGGTGATGCTGGCGCCGCGCGTTCTGAAGTCCGACGGCAGCGACGGCTTCTACCGTCCGCGCGCCAACCCCGATGCGCAGCCGGCCCTGCCGTCGAGCATCGACGAGGACGTGGCGGCACCTGCCCCCGCACGGCGTCGACCGGCACCGGCCGACACCGCACCGCTGCCGGCGACCGAACCCGACTACGACTTCTACACCGTGCTGCCCGGCCAGGAAGTGCCGATGACCGACGCGGAACTCGCTGCCAGCACGCGTGCCGAAGAGGCCCGCCGCCAGCGCGAGGATGCACAGCGCCGCCAGGATGCGGCCGACCTGGCTCCGCCGCAGACCCCTGCAGCGGCCCCGTCGCCGGCATCGACCGCGGCGACCACCACGCCCGCCACCACGACGACGACGACGCCGGCCACTGCGGCCACCACGCCGGCGCAGGACACCACCGCGCGCTATCTGTTGCAGGCCGGCTCGTTCAGCGCCTCCGGCGATGCCGAGGCGCTGAAGGCGCGCATCGCCCTGCTCGGCCTGTCGGCACGGGTCGAATCCGGCAACGCCAACGGCCGCACCGTCTACCGCGTGCGCATGGGCCCGTACGGCACCGCCACCGAACTCGCCGACGCCAAGGCCAAGCTGCAGGGCGGCGGACTGCAGGCGTTGCCGATCAAGGTGCAATAA
- the speA gene encoding arginine decarboxylase, which yields MAAWSIDHARKTYSIPHWSEGFFDVDEQGRVVVRPGDRDATALPLPAIVDEARAQGASLPLLVRFPEILAHRLGQLQTAFAEAQADWDYRGGYTAVYPIKVNQHAGVAGTLASHHGEGFGLEAGSKPELMAVLALSRPGGTIICNGYKDREYIRLALIGRRLGLETYIVIEKPTELRLVMEEAAALGVEPVLGVRMRLASLGAGKWQNSGGDKSKFGLSPRQLLDLWKSLRDSGRGDCLKLLHFHMGSQISNVRDIANGMREATRYFVELSQLGAKIDHVDVGGGLGIDYEGTRSRSYNSVNYGMRQYASNIVQPLAQACTEHGLAQPRILTECGRAMTAHHAVLVANVSEVERAPEGRVPDTHDDEPSVVSQLREIHGELDERPAVELYQEAQHFHAEGLAMYALGQLDLVHRARIDDLFYAIAHAVRARLTYDEKSHRPLLDELNERLVDKYFVNFSIFESMPDVWAIDQVFPIVPIERLDEAPERRGIIADLTCDSDGQIDIYVENEDLDSSLPLHAMRPGESYRLGFFLVGAYQEILGDIHNLFGDTDAIEVRRSGDGFAIQQQRRGDTTDVMLDYVGYRIDDLRQRYEDKLVAAGLGDGELVRLREALEAGLTGYTYLDDAPLD from the coding sequence ATGGCAGCCTGGTCCATCGACCACGCCCGCAAGACCTATTCGATTCCGCACTGGTCGGAAGGCTTCTTCGACGTCGACGAGCAGGGTCGCGTGGTAGTGCGCCCGGGCGACCGCGACGCGACCGCACTGCCGCTGCCGGCGATCGTCGACGAAGCGCGGGCACAGGGTGCGAGCCTGCCGCTGCTGGTGCGTTTCCCGGAAATCCTTGCCCACCGGCTGGGCCAGTTGCAGACGGCATTTGCCGAGGCGCAGGCCGACTGGGACTACCGCGGCGGCTACACCGCGGTGTATCCGATCAAGGTCAACCAGCACGCAGGTGTTGCCGGCACGCTGGCCTCGCACCATGGCGAGGGCTTCGGCCTGGAAGCCGGCAGCAAGCCCGAACTGATGGCGGTGCTGGCGCTGAGCCGCCCCGGCGGGACGATCATCTGCAACGGCTACAAGGACCGCGAGTACATCCGCCTGGCGCTGATCGGCCGCAGGCTGGGGCTGGAGACCTACATCGTCATCGAAAAGCCGACCGAGCTGCGGCTGGTGATGGAGGAAGCCGCCGCCCTCGGCGTCGAACCGGTGCTCGGCGTGCGCATGCGGCTGGCGTCGCTGGGCGCCGGCAAGTGGCAGAACTCCGGCGGTGACAAGTCCAAGTTCGGCCTGTCGCCGCGGCAGCTGCTGGATCTGTGGAAGAGCCTGCGCGACAGCGGGCGCGGCGACTGCCTCAAGCTGCTGCATTTCCACATGGGGTCGCAGATCTCCAACGTGCGCGACATCGCCAACGGCATGCGCGAGGCGACCCGCTATTTCGTCGAGCTGTCGCAGCTCGGCGCGAAGATCGACCACGTGGATGTCGGCGGTGGCCTCGGCATCGACTACGAAGGCACGCGCTCGCGCAGCTACAACTCGGTCAACTACGGCATGCGCCAGTACGCCAGCAACATCGTGCAGCCGCTGGCGCAGGCCTGTACCGAGCACGGCCTGGCGCAGCCGCGCATCCTCACCGAGTGCGGCCGCGCGATGACCGCGCACCACGCGGTGCTGGTGGCCAACGTGTCCGAGGTCGAGCGTGCGCCGGAAGGCCGCGTGCCCGACACCCACGACGACGAGCCGTCGGTGGTCAGCCAGCTGCGCGAGATCCACGGCGAGCTCGACGAGCGCCCCGCGGTGGAGCTGTATCAGGAGGCGCAGCACTTCCACGCCGAAGGCCTGGCGATGTACGCGCTCGGCCAGCTCGACCTTGTGCACCGCGCGCGCATCGACGATCTCTTCTACGCGATCGCGCATGCCGTGCGCGCGCGCCTGACCTACGATGAGAAGAGCCACCGTCCGCTGCTCGACGAGCTCAACGAGCGCCTGGTCGACAAGTACTTCGTCAATTTCAGCATCTTCGAATCGATGCCCGACGTGTGGGCGATCGACCAGGTGTTTCCGATCGTGCCGATCGAACGCCTCGACGAGGCCCCGGAGCGGCGCGGCATCATCGCCGACCTCACCTGCGATTCCGATGGCCAGATCGACATCTATGTCGAGAACGAGGATCTCGACAGCTCACTCCCCTTGCACGCGATGCGGCCGGGCGAAAGCTACCGGCTCGGCTTCTTCCTGGTGGGCGCCTACCAGGAGATCCTCGGCGACATCCACAACCTGTTCGGCGACACCGATGCGATCGAGGTGCGCCGCAGCGGCGACGGCTTCGCGATCCAGCAGCAGCGCCGCGGCGATACCACCGACGTGATGCTCGACTACGTCGGCTACCGCATCGACGACCTGCGCCAGCGTTACGAGGACAAGCTCGTGGCGGCGGGCCTCGGCGACGGGGAACTCGTGCGCCTGCGCGAGGCGCTGGAAGCCGGACTCACCGGCTACACCTACCTGGACGACGCGCCGCTGGATTGA
- the dut gene encoding dUTP diphosphatase, which translates to MPRSPPVSAVHVLQVQRLDPRYGNVWPLPAYATAGSAGLDLRAALDAPLVLGPGDAALVPSGLAIHIADPGLCAVVLPRSGLGHRHGIVLGNGTGLIDADYQGPLMISVFNRGREAYTIAVGDRIAQLVLLPVVRAELELVDGFTASTRGSGGFGHTGVR; encoded by the coding sequence CTGCCACGGAGTCCACCGGTGTCCGCAGTCCATGTCCTGCAGGTCCAGCGCCTCGATCCGCGCTACGGCAATGTATGGCCGTTGCCGGCCTATGCCACCGCCGGCAGTGCCGGGCTCGACCTGCGCGCCGCGCTCGATGCGCCGCTGGTGCTCGGGCCGGGCGATGCGGCGCTGGTGCCCAGCGGGCTGGCGATCCACATCGCCGATCCCGGCCTGTGCGCGGTGGTGCTGCCACGTTCGGGCCTCGGCCATCGCCACGGCATCGTGCTGGGCAACGGCACCGGGCTGATCGATGCCGATTACCAGGGTCCGCTGATGATCAGCGTCTTCAACCGCGGCCGCGAGGCCTACACCATCGCCGTCGGCGATCGCATCGCACAGCTGGTGCTGCTGCCGGTGGTGCGTGCGGAGCTCGAGCTGGTTGACGGCTTCACCGCGAGCACGCGCGGCAGCGGCGGCTTCGGCCATACCGGCGTGCGTTGA
- the ubiK gene encoding ubiquinone biosynthesis accessory factor UbiK — protein sequence MIDLSNIDELARRLSGLVPPGLRDSREEMQENFRAVLQSGLGKLDLVTREEFDVQRAVLLRTREKLEALEQAVQWLESELARNPPRDSSAH from the coding sequence ATGATCGACCTCAGCAACATCGACGAACTGGCGCGCCGCCTCAGCGGCCTGGTGCCGCCGGGCCTGCGCGACAGCCGCGAGGAGATGCAGGAGAACTTCCGCGCGGTGCTGCAATCGGGACTGGGCAAGCTCGACCTGGTGACCCGCGAGGAGTTCGACGTGCAGCGCGCGGTCCTGCTGCGTACGCGCGAGAAGCTCGAGGCACTGGAGCAGGCCGTGCAGTGGCTCGAGTCCGAACTCGCCCGCAATCCTCCGCGCGACAGCTCCGCCCACTGA
- a CDS encoding YifB family Mg chelatase-like AAA ATPase, with amino-acid sequence MGLALVHGRARVGVAAPPVQVEVHLGGGLPSMSIVGLPEAAVREAKDRVRAAIQCAQFEFPARRITVNLAPADLPKHGGRFDLPIALGILAASGQIPLDALRDTEFIGELGLTGELRPVDGALPAALAVAQAGRRLVVPAGNAAEAALANRVDVRSARTLLEVCAMLHGRTTLPAGVAPEPLPPSTADMRDVRGQGRARRALEIAAAGGHHLLLVGPPGCGKTLLASRLPGLLPEPGDDEALEAAAVASVNGGLDPARWRQRPFRAPHHTASAVALAGGGSEPRPGEISLAHRGVLFLDELPEWNRSALEVLREPLESGVVTISRAARQAEFPARFQLVAAMNPCPCGWAGDVSGRCRCAPDAVRRYRSRISGPLLDRIDLHVEVPRLPAQALRPDAPEGEASATIRVRVEAARDVQQARSGRCNAHLDQAATTAHCRLRPPEQQLLERAIESLQLSARAMHRILRVARTIADLDGSQDILAQHLAEALTYRGFTAEPMTAVA; translated from the coding sequence ATGGGACTCGCACTCGTGCATGGACGCGCGCGTGTCGGGGTTGCAGCACCACCGGTCCAGGTGGAAGTGCATCTCGGCGGTGGCCTGCCGTCGATGTCCATCGTCGGCCTGCCCGAAGCGGCGGTTCGCGAGGCCAAGGATCGGGTGCGGGCCGCGATCCAGTGCGCGCAGTTCGAGTTCCCCGCGCGCCGCATCACCGTCAACCTGGCGCCGGCGGACCTTCCGAAGCACGGCGGCCGCTTCGACCTGCCGATCGCGCTGGGCATCCTTGCCGCCAGCGGGCAGATTCCGCTGGATGCCCTGCGCGATACCGAATTCATCGGCGAACTCGGCCTGACCGGCGAACTGCGGCCGGTGGACGGCGCGCTTCCCGCCGCGCTTGCGGTGGCACAGGCCGGGCGCCGGCTGGTGGTCCCGGCGGGGAATGCCGCGGAAGCCGCGCTGGCCAACCGGGTGGACGTGCGTTCCGCGCGCACCCTGCTCGAGGTCTGCGCGATGCTGCATGGCCGCACCACGCTGCCGGCCGGCGTGGCGCCGGAGCCGCTACCGCCGAGCACCGCCGACATGCGCGATGTGCGCGGCCAGGGTCGTGCACGGCGTGCACTGGAGATCGCCGCGGCCGGAGGCCATCACCTGTTGCTGGTCGGTCCGCCGGGCTGTGGCAAGACCCTGCTGGCTTCACGGCTACCGGGCCTGCTGCCCGAACCGGGCGACGACGAGGCCCTCGAGGCCGCGGCGGTGGCGTCGGTGAACGGCGGGCTTGATCCGGCGCGCTGGCGGCAACGGCCGTTCCGCGCTCCTCACCACACTGCGAGCGCGGTGGCACTGGCCGGTGGCGGCAGCGAACCGCGGCCCGGCGAGATCTCGCTCGCACATCGCGGCGTGCTGTTCCTGGACGAACTCCCCGAATGGAACCGCTCGGCGCTGGAAGTGCTGCGCGAGCCGCTGGAGTCGGGCGTGGTGACGATCTCGCGCGCCGCACGGCAAGCTGAATTCCCGGCACGGTTCCAGCTGGTTGCGGCGATGAATCCCTGCCCGTGCGGCTGGGCCGGAGACGTATCCGGACGCTGCCGCTGCGCACCGGACGCGGTGCGCCGCTACCGCTCGCGCATTTCCGGCCCGTTGCTGGATCGCATCGACCTCCACGTCGAGGTGCCGCGGCTGCCTGCGCAAGCCTTGCGTCCCGACGCCCCCGAAGGCGAAGCCAGCGCAACGATCCGGGTACGGGTGGAAGCGGCGCGCGATGTGCAGCAGGCGCGCAGTGGCCGTTGCAATGCCCACCTCGACCAGGCCGCCACGACCGCGCATTGCCGCTTGCGCCCGCCCGAACAGCAGCTGCTGGAACGCGCGATCGAGTCGTTGCAGCTGTCGGCGCGCGCCATGCACCGCATCCTGCGCGTCGCGCGCACCATTGCCGATCTCGACGGCAGCCAGGACATCCTCGCCCAACACCTGGCGGAAGCACTGACCTACCGCGGCTTCACGGCAGAGCCGATGACCGCGGTGGCCTGA